The following DNA comes from Mesorhizobium sp. B2-1-8.
GTCAGTAAAGCGTCGCAATGCGGCACGCCCTCCCGCCAGCGACTGCCGGTTGGCCGTGCCCCTCTAGAGCGGTTCAGCGCTTGATAGAATCGCCGAACCGCTCTAACTCTTTGTTTTTACGCAATTCCGGACGGAAAACCGCTACGCACTTTTCCTGGAATTGCTCTAGCCGAGCCCCAGATGGCTCTTCAGGCTAGGCACCGAGCCGAGCACCTGGTTGGTCAAATCGGGGCCGGCGGCGGCCTCGGCCTGTTGGACCAGCGTCTCGCCGGCCTTCTGGATCTGCGCCATGTCGAGGCCGGAGGCCTTGAGCGCGGCGAGGCCGTTGACCAGCGCGCCCGCCTTTTCTCCGAGAACGCCGCCAAGCGCGCCCTGCAGCGACGACAGGAAGCCGCCGCCGCCGGCCGGGGCGGCCATGACGTCATATTGGTGCGCGAGGTCGTCGGCGCCGGGGATCTTGGCGAAAAACGAAGACGCGCTGGTGCCTTCGGCTTCATGCTCCAGCACAGAGAAGATGGTGCCGACGACTTTCTCCGTCGTTGCCTGGTCGAGGCCCGCCTTCTGCGAGACGGTGTTGACGATATCCTGGATGTTCATGGTCTCACCTCAGCCTTGGATTTTCTGGTTCGTGCGGTGGTTGCGGACCCTGACCATCGACCGCCTACCTGCCTGCACGACCATGGAGCGTAGCGCCAGGGCAGCCGCGGCGGCAAGGACGAATGCACCGGCGAGGATCGGGGAGGGCATGGTCATGCATCGCTCCTTGTGACTGGGACATGTGACCGGAACGTGAAGGCACGGGTACCGCGCCATCGATCGCCGGCAGTTTTCCTAGCTATCGTGGCGGCGCCAGCAGGTTTCTCGCCGATGAACAAAATGTGATGACACGGACGCGCGTGTTGCCGACTTCACGGGCTTGCAGGCAATGCCCGCCGCAGCGCTCGTCCGGGCTGGACCCGCCCGGCCGCGTCCCTATCTAGCTCGGATATCGAAATTCGAAGCCGAGGAAATGTACCATGTCGAAATCAGCCGTCGCGACACCCGCCCAGCCTGTCATCACCCAGGCGATGATCGACGCCTATGACGAATACACGCATCTGACCCTGGACCGCCGCCGCTTCATGGGGCAGTTGACCAGGCTTGCCGGATCAAGCGCGGCAGCGGCCGCGATCGCGCCGATGCTGGCGGCGAACTCCGCCCAGGCGGCGATCGTGGCCGAAAACGATCCCCGCGTGAAAGGCGAGGACATCACCTATCCCGGCAGCGGCGGCGAGATGAAGGGGTATCTGGTCAAACCGGCGAACCAGACCGGCAAGCTCGGCACCGTCATCGTCATCCATGAAAACAGGGGGCTCAACCCGCATATCCGCGACGTCGCCCGGCGCGTGGCGCTGGAGGGCTTCGTGGCGCTCGCGCCCGATTTCCTGTCGCCGCTCGGCGGCACGCCCACTGATGAGGACAAGGCGCGCGACATGTTCGGGAAACTCGACCCGACGCAGACCGTGGCCAATGGCGTGGCGACGGTCGCCTTTCTCAAGGCCGACAAGGACGGCAATGGCAAGGTCGGCGCCATCGGCTTCTGCTGGGGCGGCGGCACGGCCAACATGCTGGCCGTCAATGCGCCCGACCTCGCAGCCAGC
Coding sequences within:
- a CDS encoding dienelactone hydrolase family protein, whose amino-acid sequence is MSKSAVATPAQPVITQAMIDAYDEYTHLTLDRRRFMGQLTRLAGSSAAAAAIAPMLAANSAQAAIVAENDPRVKGEDITYPGSGGEMKGYLVKPANQTGKLGTVIVIHENRGLNPHIRDVARRVALEGFVALAPDFLSPLGGTPTDEDKARDMFGKLDPTQTVANGVATVAFLKADKDGNGKVGAIGFCWGGGTANMLAVNAPDLAASVAYYGMQPKAADVPKIKAALLLHYAGLDTRTNAGIDSFKKELDAAHVEYTVYVYEGANHAFNNDTSAARYDKEAADLAWGRTIAFLKQKLA